One Cervus canadensis isolate Bull #8, Minnesota chromosome 12, ASM1932006v1, whole genome shotgun sequence DNA window includes the following coding sequences:
- the LOC122450839 gene encoding histone H3.3C, whose amino-acid sequence MARTKQTARKSTGGKAPRKQLVTKAARKSAPSTGGMKKPHRYRPGTVALREIRRHQKSTELLIRKLPFQRLVREIAQDFKTDLRFQSAAIGALQEASEAYLVGLFEDTNLCAIHAKRVTVMPRDIQLARRIRGEKA is encoded by the coding sequence ATGGCTCGAACCAAGCAGACTGCTCGTAAGTCAACCGGTGGGAAAGCGCCCCGCAAGCAGCTGGTCACAAAAGCAGCCAGGAAAAGCGCCCCCTCTACCGGCGGGATGAAAAAACCTCATCGCTACAGGCCCGGGACTGTTGCGCTTCGAGAAATCCGTCGTCACCAGAAATCCACCGAGCTTCTGATCCGGAAACTGCCTTTCCAGCGGTTGGTGAGGGAGATCGCCCAGGATTTCAAAACCGACTTGCGGTTCCAGAGTGCCGCCATCGGTGCGCTGCAGGAGGCTAGCGAAGCGTACCTGGTGGGTTTGTTTGAAGATACTAATCTGTGTGCCATCCACGCTAAGAGAGTAACCGTCATGCCCAGAGACATCCAGTTGGCTCGCCGGATACGGGGAGAGAAAGCTTAA